In Fusobacterium hwasookii, a single window of DNA contains:
- the rsxC gene encoding electron transport complex subunit RsxC: MKFFGFRGGVHPPENKIQTEHLPIEKLESPDEIFVPLLQHIGAPLNPLVNVGDRVLKGQKIADAEGLAVPVHSPVCGTVTKIESRAFPLSGKVMTIFIENDKKEEWAELSKIENWEDADKKDLLDIIREKGIVGIGGATFPTHVKLNPPPNTQLDSLILNGAECEPYLNSDNRLMLENPKSIVEGIKIIKKILNVPNVYVGIEDNKPEAIESMKKASEGTGINIVPLKTKYPQGGEKQLIKAILDRQVPSGQLPSAVGVVVQNTGTAAGIYEAVVNGKPLIEKVVTVSGKAIKNPKNVKVAIGTPFSYILDHCGINREEMERLVMGGPMMGLAQMTEDATVIKGTSGLLALTNEEMRPYKTKACISCSKCVSACPMGLAPLMFDRLAGAKEYEEMAGHNLMDCIECGSCAYICPANRPLAEAIKTGKAKLRAKKK, translated from the coding sequence ATGAAATTTTTTGGTTTCAGAGGCGGCGTTCATCCCCCTGAAAATAAAATACAAACAGAACATTTACCAATTGAAAAATTGGAATCTCCAGATGAAATTTTTGTTCCTCTTTTACAACATATAGGAGCTCCTTTAAATCCTCTTGTAAATGTAGGAGATAGAGTTTTAAAAGGACAAAAAATTGCAGATGCAGAAGGTTTGGCGGTACCTGTTCATTCACCAGTGTGTGGAACTGTTACTAAAATTGAAAGTCGTGCTTTCCCATTATCAGGAAAAGTTATGACAATTTTCATTGAAAATGACAAAAAAGAAGAGTGGGCAGAACTAAGTAAAATTGAAAATTGGGAAGATGCAGATAAGAAAGATTTGCTTGACATTATCAGAGAAAAAGGTATTGTTGGTATAGGAGGAGCAACATTCCCAACTCATGTAAAATTAAATCCTCCACCTAACACACAACTAGATAGTTTGATTTTAAATGGTGCAGAATGTGAACCTTATTTAAATTCGGACAATAGACTTATGTTAGAAAATCCAAAATCAATAGTTGAAGGAATTAAAATTATTAAAAAGATTTTAAATGTTCCTAATGTTTATGTGGGAATAGAAGATAATAAACCAGAAGCTATTGAATCTATGAAAAAAGCATCAGAAGGAACAGGAATAAATATAGTTCCATTGAAAACAAAATATCCACAAGGTGGAGAAAAACAACTTATTAAAGCAATTTTAGATAGACAAGTTCCATCAGGGCAACTTCCATCAGCAGTTGGTGTTGTTGTACAAAATACAGGAACAGCTGCAGGTATATATGAAGCTGTTGTAAATGGAAAACCTTTAATTGAAAAAGTTGTTACAGTATCTGGAAAGGCTATTAAAAATCCTAAAAATGTAAAAGTTGCAATAGGAACACCTTTCTCATATATTTTAGATCACTGTGGAATAAATAGAGAAGAAATGGAAAGATTAGTTATGGGAGGTCCTATGATGGGACTTGCTCAAATGACTGAAGACGCCACTGTAATAAAAGGTACATCAGGGCTTTTAGCTCTAACTAATGAGGAAATGAGACCATACAAGACAAAAGCTTGTATAAGCTGTTCTAAGTGTGTTTCTGCATGTCCTATGGGGCTTGCACCACTTATGTTTGACAGATTAGCAGGTGCAAAAGAATATGAAGAGATGGCAG